The genome window TGATGAAATCCTGTTGAGTCTGAGGGGCTGTGCCACCTTCCAGATTCATATTGCCCAACTGAGGGAGGTCCTGACCCACACGAACCTTAGCGCCTGCCGTCACACCCCGAGTAGCATCCTCAAAGCTGACGGCTTGGGCCTTTGGGTTGATACCGGGATTGGTCACTCCTTGGGCATCGAACCATTGGCGGGAAGGCGAATCACCGGACACGTCCAGCAGCTTGCGCATGTAGTTCTGGCCCTCGGGACTGATCTTGGTGAAGTCACCTTGATCAAGTGCGGCCAACTGAGGGGAGCCCAAACGGCCCTGGCCTTGGTTGTATGCCAAAGCTGCCTTCAGCAAGTCACCCTGATAGGCGCCTTTGAGGTCCTTGAGGTGACGGGCAATCGCAGGGACTGCTTTCTGTGGGTCCATACGGTCTTCAGGGGTCATCAGGCCGTAAGCCTTACCGGTCAACTCTGTGAACTGTCCGAGACCCAAGGGGCCTGTGCGGGACTTGGCAACGGTGTTAAAGCTCGACTCGTTGTAGATGAGCTTGTGCATGAACTTGTAAGGGATTTCGTTGCGGTCAGCTTCTTGTCGAATCAAGGCATCGTAGGGCGTGCCCTTGGCCTTCACGGATTCATAGTCGTTGAGAGTGGTCATTTAAATTTCCCCTTATCTGAGTATCCGCCGACCATCCACACCACTTTTAAGCGCCCACACATAGGGCTCCGGCATAGTTCGGATGGTCAGGCAGAGAAGTTTGAAAATGATTAGCTTCGAGCAGACAGCCCAAAAATTGCGCCTACGGAATTGCTCCGCGACAAAGAAAAAATTAAGTTTAAATCACCCTCTTAGCTTTTTCTCAAAACGAGCGGCATGCCGCGAAAGCGTCTGTACTTCCTTCTCCTGCGGACTCAACGCTCGGCGAACACGACCTCTATTGAGATGCCTAAGTGCGACTTGTCTCGCGCCCTTATCGCTTTCAGCAATTCGACGCAGTATTTCAGACTCCTTTACACGTCCAAGCTCAGACATCTTCCCTGCAACCAACAGCGCAACATCTGGCATATCAAGGATTGCCTCGAAAGCGTCGTACACGACATCTTCAAATTCTGAGGACACCCATGCGGCGTAACGAATAACGGCCTGCTTTGCCGCGAAAGTCTGATTCAGAGACCCTTTCCTTTCAGAACCGATTTTTCCGGTTTCCAAAAATCTCTGAGCCTCTTTACGGTCAACAAACTTACCCGGTTGTTTAGCCTTTGGTAATTTCAAGGCCTGCCAAATTTCGGTCAAATTCCACATGCCAGCCTCATTAGCTTTGAAAGGCTTGTCTTGAATAACAATAAGATGGCCTGCATGTCTGTGTGCAATATCGATATTCATAATCTCGTGAATTCCTTTTGGTTGGACTTCTTGGCCGTCCTCCTGACAGCGCTCACAGCGCCCCACACGGGTAACTGCCAGGCTTCAAGAGGTCCAACCAAAAAGAAGCTGTGATAGAGAATAATCATGTAAAAGGCGGTCGGCCCTGACTGATCCGGGCTGAACTGGTAAGCGAAAATAGATGCATGGTCTATTCCCTAAAGTGAGGGTTTTTAAATCAACCTGCTCTCAGGAGTGTCGAATTGCATCGACAATTGCGGCCCGGTCCCCTGCATGTCTCGCTCTCAGCACGACACCCAGGGCAGCATCACGGGTCAACTGTATGAAGTCGAATTGCCTCTTGAAAGAGTCCTCATAGAACGCCTCTTGAGCAACTACAGGACCGCCGACCAGACTCCAAATGGTATGCCCCTCAGTACTCTCTGAAGTTTCGAACAACCCCAAAGCAACAAATTCATTCAATGCAGAAGTTAGACTTACCTTCAAGTCAACATGACGCCTTTTAGGCGTTGCTTGCGCAATAGAAAGGCTGTCAGTTACGAATACGGGAGCGGCCATTAAGTAATCCTCGAGAAGCGTTAGCCACTCAAGATATACGAATACGACCCGTACACGTTACAGTTTTTTTATTATTCAACATCCAGCCTTGTCGGAAGGAGCCTTACTCCACCCGGACAGCCACGTAACTTGGTGTATCACCCATCTGTGCCACTGCATACTTAATGTCACTGTCTTCCGGTGCGCGCGTGAGAGCCTTGATCATACTGACCACATCCTCATTGTCTGCGCCCTCTGCGCCCTGAGGGACTTCAAACACTTCTGTACGAACTGCGCCGCCATAACTCCATGAGCGCTTAGCAACCCAGGTCCATGAACCGGTGCCCTTGTAATCGTCATAGTCGTCGCTGTACTCAAGCGAGATGTATATTGCAGGCTCTGTGGTATTGAAGGCGGTTAGGTTACTCATTGCGCTGTCTCAGTGCGTTTGAAGAAAGGTAAATGTACGACCACCGCTCACACATGTCAACGAATAATACTCACACAACTACTCTCTTGGGTCTTGGGTCTCTACTGGTCCTCTTATACATGCGGCGGTAATTCAGCTTCGATGTTCGGTGCGTATTTTCTCAGTCAAAGCGCCCTTCCATCTCATCGGTGAGCAGCTTGGGCCGAGCTTTCAGCATGTATGGAATGA of Pseudomonas azotoformans contains these proteins:
- a CDS encoding KilA-N domain-containing protein, yielding MNIDIAHRHAGHLIVIQDKPFKANEAGMWNLTEIWQALKLPKAKQPGKFVDRKEAQRFLETGKIGSERKGSLNQTFAAKQAVIRYAAWVSSEFEDVVYDAFEAILDMPDVALLVAGKMSELGRVKESEILRRIAESDKGARQVALRHLNRGRVRRALSPQEKEVQTLSRHAARFEKKLRG